A single region of the Nicotiana sylvestris chromosome 6, ASM39365v2, whole genome shotgun sequence genome encodes:
- the LOC138871520 gene encoding uncharacterized protein — protein MFNAVNSAMEMFKAFMANQNERRDEIPPQSNRQSNSESSRVNEFLKLRPPVFYGSIVDEDPMLWLEGVKKVLRVMKAFDDEAVELAAYQLRDVVGAWFEMWEKERDEDDRPPTWEEFDEAFMASFIPEEDREAKATEFEQLKQGNKSVQEYYMEFIRLGKHAPRMVKTKKAKIRRFVRGLAYHIKDTTSAVAVGMEAFSSVVGFAKHIEKDRQLRREEKEHNKKARTTGKFNGTSSGGGRDSSNKESLAPAQSSHQSGGGTSFRRTQSYGN, from the coding sequence ATGTTTAATGCTGTCAACAGTGCTATGGAGATGTTTAAAGCCTTTATGGCCAACCAGAATGAGAGAAGAGATGAGATTCCACCTCAATCAAATAGACAGAGCAATTCTGAGTCCTCAAGAGtgaatgaatttttaaagttgcGTCCTCCAGTATTCTATGGTTCTATAGTTGATGAAGATCCGATGTTGTGGCTGGAGGGTGTCAAGAAAGTCCTCCGAgtgatgaaagcatttgatgatgaaGCTGTGGAGCTAGCTGCTTACCAGCTTAGAGATGTGGTCGGcgcttggtttgagatgtgggaaaaggaaagagatgaagatgatcgtccgcctacttgggaagaatttgaTGAGGCCTTCATGGCTAGCTTTATCCCAGAGGAGGATAGGGAAGCTAAGGCTACAGAGTTCGAACAActcaagcaagggaataaaagtgTGCAAGAGTACTACATGGAATTCATAAGGTTAGGTAAGCATGCTCCTCGCATGGTGAAGACTAAAAAAGCAAAGATTCGCAGGTTTGTTAGAGGTTTAGCTTACCACATTAAGGATACGACATCAGCTGTAGCAGTAGGGATGGAAGCCTTCTCCTCTGTTGTGGGATTTGCCAAGCACATAGAGAAAGACAGACAActaaggagagaagaaaaagagcataACAAAAAAGCCCGGACAACGGGCAAGTTTAATGGTACATCCAGTGGAGGTGGAAGGGATTCCTCTAATAAGGAGTCATTAGCACCAGCTCAGTCCAGTCATCAGTCAGGTGGTGGGACTTCCTTCAGACGTACTCAGAGTTATGGAAATTAG